From the genome of Bradyrhizobium elkanii USDA 76, one region includes:
- the atpD gene encoding F0F1 ATP synthase subunit beta, whose product MATAANQIGRVTQVTGAVVDVQFEGHLPAILNALETKNGGNRLVLEVAQHLGESTVRTIAMDITEGLVRGQEVTDTGEPIRVPVGEGTLGRIINVIGEPIDEAGPIKSDGLRAIHQEAPTYTDQSTEAEILVTGIKVVDLLAPYAKGGKIGLFGGAGVGKTVLIQELINNVAKAHGGYSVFAGVGERTREGNDLYHEFIESKVNADPHNPDPSVKSKCALVFGQMNEPPGARARVGLTGLTVAEHFRDQGQDVLFFVDNIFRFTQAGSEVSALLGRIPSAVGYQPTLATDMGALQERITTTQKGSITSVQAIYVPADDLTDPAPATSFAHLDATTVLSRAISEKGIYPAVDPLDSTSRMLSALVVGDEHYNTARMVQQILQRYKSLQDIIAILGMDELSEEDKLTVARARKVERFLSQPFHVAEVFTGSPGKFVDLADTIKGFRDLCQGKYDHLPEAAFYMVGTIEEAVEKGKKLAAEAA is encoded by the coding sequence ATGGCTACAGCAGCCAACCAGATCGGTCGCGTTACCCAGGTCACGGGCGCCGTGGTCGACGTGCAGTTCGAAGGCCACCTTCCGGCGATTCTGAACGCGCTCGAGACCAAGAACGGCGGCAACCGCCTGGTGCTCGAAGTCGCGCAGCACCTCGGTGAATCGACCGTCCGCACCATCGCGATGGATATCACCGAGGGCCTCGTGCGCGGTCAGGAAGTGACCGACACCGGCGAACCGATCCGGGTGCCGGTCGGCGAGGGCACGCTCGGCCGCATCATCAACGTCATCGGCGAGCCGATCGACGAAGCCGGCCCGATCAAGTCTGACGGCCTGCGCGCCATCCATCAGGAAGCACCGACCTACACCGACCAGTCCACCGAAGCCGAAATCCTCGTCACCGGCATCAAGGTCGTCGATCTTCTTGCTCCGTACGCGAAGGGCGGCAAGATCGGCCTGTTCGGCGGCGCCGGCGTCGGCAAGACCGTGCTGATTCAGGAGCTGATCAACAACGTCGCGAAGGCGCACGGCGGTTACTCCGTGTTCGCCGGCGTCGGCGAGCGCACCCGTGAAGGCAACGACCTCTATCACGAGTTCATCGAATCGAAGGTCAACGCCGATCCGCATAACCCGGATCCGAGCGTGAAGTCGAAGTGCGCGCTGGTGTTCGGCCAGATGAACGAGCCGCCGGGCGCCCGCGCCCGCGTCGGTCTGACCGGTCTCACCGTTGCCGAGCACTTCCGCGACCAGGGCCAGGACGTGCTGTTCTTCGTCGACAACATCTTCCGCTTCACCCAGGCGGGCTCGGAAGTGTCGGCGCTGCTCGGCCGTATTCCTTCGGCGGTGGGTTATCAGCCGACGCTCGCGACCGACATGGGCGCGCTGCAGGAGCGCATCACCACCACCCAGAAGGGCTCGATCACCTCGGTGCAGGCGATCTACGTGCCGGCCGACGACTTGACCGACCCGGCGCCCGCCACCTCGTTCGCGCACTTGGACGCCACCACGGTGCTGTCGCGCGCGATCTCGGAAAAGGGCATCTATCCGGCGGTGGATCCGCTCGACTCGACCTCGCGCATGCTGTCGGCGCTCGTCGTCGGTGATGAGCACTACAACACCGCGCGCATGGTCCAGCAGATCCTGCAACGCTACAAGTCGCTGCAGGACATCATCGCCATTCTCGGCATGGACGAACTGTCGGAAGAGGACAAGCTGACGGTGGCCCGCGCCCGCAAGGTCGAGCGCTTCCTGTCGCAGCCGTTCCACGTCGCCGAAGTCTTCACCGGCTCGCCGGGCAAGTTCGTCGACCTCGCCGACACCATCAAGGGCTTCCGCGATCTCTGCCAGGGCAAGTACGACCATCTGCCGGAAGCGGCGTTCTACATGGTCGGTACCATCGAAGAAGCCGTCGAGAAGGGCAAGAAGCTGGCGGCTGAAGCCGCCTAA
- a CDS encoding F0F1 ATP synthase subunit gamma: MASLKDMRVRIASTKATQKITKAMQMVAASKLRRAQNAAEAARPYATKMDAVISNIAAAANGTPGAPALLAGTGNDQVHLLLVCTGERGLSGAFNSAIVRLARERANALLAQGKEVKFFCVGRKGYEQLRRTFEKRIVEHLDLRSVRQIGFTNAEDIANKVLARFEAGEFDVCTLFYSRFQSVIAQIPTAQQIIPLEVAAPAANAAPSTSYEYEPEEDQILGSLLPRNLAVQIFRALLENNASFYGAQMSAMDSATRNAGEMIRKQTLIYNRTRQAQITKELIEIISGAEAV, translated from the coding sequence ATGGCGTCACTAAAAGACATGCGGGTCCGCATCGCCTCGACCAAGGCGACGCAGAAGATCACCAAGGCCATGCAGATGGTCGCAGCCTCGAAGCTGCGCCGCGCGCAGAACGCCGCCGAAGCGGCGCGGCCCTATGCCACCAAGATGGATGCGGTGATTTCCAACATCGCCGCGGCGGCCAACGGCACGCCCGGGGCGCCCGCGCTGCTTGCCGGCACCGGCAACGATCAGGTGCACCTGCTTCTGGTCTGCACCGGCGAGCGCGGCCTGTCCGGCGCGTTCAACTCCGCCATCGTGCGCCTGGCGCGCGAGCGGGCGAACGCGCTGCTCGCGCAGGGCAAGGAAGTCAAATTCTTCTGCGTCGGCCGCAAGGGCTACGAGCAGCTGCGGCGGACCTTCGAGAAGCGCATCGTCGAGCACCTCGACCTGCGCTCGGTACGCCAGATCGGCTTCACCAACGCCGAGGACATCGCCAACAAGGTGCTGGCGCGGTTCGAGGCCGGCGAGTTCGATGTCTGCACGCTGTTCTATTCGCGCTTCCAGTCGGTGATCGCGCAGATTCCGACCGCGCAGCAGATCATCCCGCTCGAGGTGGCTGCGCCCGCGGCCAATGCGGCGCCCTCCACGTCCTACGAATACGAGCCTGAAGAGGACCAGATTCTCGGCAGCCTGTTGCCGCGCAACCTCGCGGTGCAGATCTTCCGCGCGCTGCTGGAGAACAACGCCTCGTTCTATGGCGCGCAGATGAGCGCGATGGACAGCGCGACCCGCAATGCCGGCGAGATGATTCGCAAGCAAACCCTGATTTACAACAGAACCCGTCAGGCCCAGATCACGAAGGAGCTGATCGAGATCATCTCCGGCGCTGAGGCGGTCTAA
- the atpA gene encoding F0F1 ATP synthase subunit alpha, producing the protein MDIRAAEISAILKDQIKNFGQEAEVTEVGQVLSVGDGIARVYGLDNVQAGEMVEFENGTRGMALNLETDNVGIVIFGADREIKEGQTVKRTRAIVDAPVGKGLLGRVVDALGNPIDGKGPIQATERKRVDVKAPGIIPRKSVNEPMATGLKAIDALIPIGRGQRELIIGDRQTGKTAIALDTILNQKPLNAQPDENLKLYCVYVAIGQKRSTVAQFVKVLEEQGALEYSIIVAATASDPAPMQYIAPFTACTMGEYFRDNGMHAVIIYDDLSKQAVAYRQMSLLLRRPPGREAYPGDVFYLHSRLLERAAKLNKEHGLGSLTALPVIETQANDVSAYIPTNVISITDGQIFLETDLFFQGIRPAVNVGLSVSRVGSSAQTKATKKVAGKIKGELAQYREMAAFAQFGSDLDASTQRLLNRGSRLTELLKQPQFSPLKMEEQVCVIWAGTNGYLDPLPLNKVKEFEDGLLSLLRGKNADILDAIRTSRDLSDETAAKLKTAVEGFAKTFA; encoded by the coding sequence ATGGACATCCGCGCCGCAGAAATTTCTGCGATCCTCAAGGACCAGATCAAGAATTTCGGCCAGGAAGCCGAGGTCACCGAAGTTGGCCAGGTGCTGTCGGTCGGTGACGGTATCGCCCGCGTCTACGGTCTCGACAACGTTCAGGCCGGTGAAATGGTCGAGTTCGAGAACGGCACGCGCGGCATGGCGCTCAACCTCGAAACCGACAACGTCGGTATCGTGATTTTCGGCGCCGACCGCGAGATCAAGGAAGGCCAGACCGTCAAGCGCACCCGCGCGATCGTGGACGCGCCGGTCGGCAAGGGTCTGCTCGGCCGCGTCGTCGACGCGCTCGGCAACCCGATCGACGGCAAGGGCCCGATCCAGGCCACCGAACGCAAGCGCGTCGACGTCAAGGCGCCCGGCATCATTCCGCGCAAGTCGGTGAACGAGCCGATGGCCACCGGCCTCAAGGCGATCGATGCGCTGATCCCGATCGGCCGCGGCCAGCGCGAGCTGATCATCGGCGACCGTCAGACCGGCAAGACCGCGATCGCGCTCGACACCATCCTGAACCAGAAGCCGCTCAACGCCCAGCCGGACGAAAACCTCAAGCTGTATTGCGTCTACGTCGCGATCGGCCAGAAGCGTTCCACCGTCGCGCAGTTCGTTAAGGTGCTCGAAGAACAGGGCGCGCTGGAATACTCGATCATCGTCGCGGCCACCGCGTCCGATCCGGCCCCGATGCAGTACATCGCGCCGTTCACCGCCTGCACCATGGGCGAGTACTTCCGCGACAACGGCATGCACGCCGTGATCATCTATGACGACTTGTCGAAGCAGGCCGTCGCCTACCGCCAGATGTCGCTGCTGCTGCGCCGTCCGCCGGGCCGCGAAGCCTATCCGGGCGACGTGTTCTACCTGCATTCCCGCCTGCTCGAGCGCGCCGCCAAGCTCAACAAGGAGCATGGCTTGGGCTCGCTGACGGCGCTGCCGGTCATCGAAACCCAGGCCAACGACGTGTCGGCCTACATTCCGACCAACGTCATCTCGATCACCGACGGTCAGATCTTCCTGGAAACCGACCTGTTCTTCCAGGGTATCCGTCCCGCGGTGAACGTCGGTCTGTCGGTGTCACGCGTCGGTTCGTCGGCGCAGACCAAGGCGACCAAGAAGGTTGCCGGCAAGATCAAGGGCGAGCTCGCGCAGTACCGCGAAATGGCGGCGTTCGCGCAGTTCGGCTCGGACCTCGACGCCTCGACCCAGCGCCTGCTCAACCGCGGCTCGCGCCTCACCGAACTCCTGAAGCAGCCGCAGTTCTCGCCGCTGAAGATGGAAGAGCAGGTCTGCGTGATCTGGGCCGGCACCAACGGCTATCTCGATCCGCTGCCGCTCAACAAGGTGAAGGAGTTCGAGGACGGCCTGCTGTCGCTGCTGCGCGGCAAGAACGCCGACATCCTCGATGCGATCCGCACCAGCCGCGATCTGTCCGACGAGACTGCCGCCAAGCTCAAGACGGCCGTCGAGGGCTTCGCCAAGACCTTTGCATAA
- a CDS encoding F0F1 ATP synthase subunit delta, which translates to MAAEDPSVSGVSGRYATALFELARDEQSVDQVRADLDKFEALLNESADLKRLVRSPVFAADAQLKALTAVLDKAGIAGTSAKFLKVLTANRRLFAVADVIRAYRALVAKFKGEATAEVAVAEQLSDKNLDALKAALKSVTGKDVALNVKVDPSIIGGLVVKLGSRMVDSSLRTKLNSIKNAMKEAG; encoded by the coding sequence GTGGCTGCTGAAGATCCGTCCGTTTCGGGAGTGTCCGGTCGTTACGCAACGGCCCTGTTCGAGTTGGCGCGCGACGAGCAATCCGTCGATCAAGTCCGGGCCGACCTCGACAAGTTCGAGGCCTTGCTCAACGAGAGCGCCGATCTCAAGCGCCTCGTCCGCAGCCCGGTGTTCGCCGCCGACGCCCAGCTGAAGGCGCTGACCGCGGTGCTCGACAAGGCCGGCATCGCCGGCACGTCGGCCAAATTCCTCAAGGTGCTCACCGCCAATCGCCGGCTGTTCGCCGTTGCCGATGTGATCCGCGCCTATCGCGCGCTGGTGGCGAAGTTCAAGGGCGAGGCGACTGCGGAAGTCGCCGTCGCCGAGCAGCTCAGTGACAAGAATCTCGACGCGCTGAAGGCCGCACTGAAATCAGTGACGGGCAAGGACGTCGCGCTCAACGTGAAGGTCGATCCCTCCATTATTGGTGGCCTGGTGGTCAAGCTCGGCAGCCGCATGGTGGATAGTTCGCTTCGCACCAAACTCAATTCGATCAAGAACGCGATGAAAGAGGCAGGCTGA
- a CDS encoding septal ring lytic transglycosylase RlpA family protein: MLNIKKAAGNVTRSRTALAFVAATILVGGSVTEASAKSRHHHHRHHHHHHARAEGSSWRDANASIQPSGGHSFSGMASFYGNESGSRTASGQRFNQNAMTAAHRSLPFGTKLRVTHGGRSVVVTINDRGPFIRGRVLDLSTGAARAIGLTGAGVGRVTAEVVS, translated from the coding sequence ATGCTGAATATCAAGAAGGCGGCGGGCAACGTAACCCGCTCGCGTACGGCGCTTGCGTTTGTAGCCGCAACTATTCTGGTCGGGGGCAGCGTGACCGAGGCATCCGCGAAGTCCCGGCACCACCATCATCGCCACCACCATCACCACCACGCCCGCGCCGAAGGCTCGTCCTGGCGCGACGCCAATGCATCGATCCAGCCGTCCGGCGGTCACTCGTTCTCGGGGATGGCTTCCTTCTACGGCAATGAGTCGGGCAGCCGCACCGCTTCGGGCCAGCGCTTCAACCAGAACGCCATGACCGCGGCCCACCGCTCGCTGCCGTTCGGCACCAAGCTCCGCGTCACCCATGGCGGCCGCAGCGTCGTCGTCACCATCAACGATCGTGGCCCGTTCATCCGCGGCCGCGTGCTCGACCTCTCCACCGGCGCAGCCCGCGCCATCGGCCTGACCGGTGCCGGCGTCGGCCGCGTCACCGCCGAGGTCGTCTCGTAA